A window of Aeromicrobium sp. Root236 contains these coding sequences:
- a CDS encoding type 1 glutamine amidotransferase encodes MRIHVVADEADKDGGHFHERLLQLGGELVELDRDDLPAYAGIDDTDLIFLLGSDKGAHEPKWKDVVEAESRFVRAALRAGTPVMGICYGAQLMARALGGTSWRADQPELGWQRVDTIDPVLCPEGPWAQMHSDVFAPGPTSRVIGTSWRGPQCFVDEAHGARAIAWQFHPEVTAATYERWVHEGYYGAAGIDTKDLVRQAHAHAAATRNLAHALVDSALTYLRVTP; translated from the coding sequence ATGCGCATTCACGTGGTCGCCGACGAGGCCGACAAGGACGGCGGGCACTTCCACGAGCGCCTGCTGCAGCTCGGCGGTGAGCTCGTCGAGCTCGACCGCGACGACCTTCCGGCGTACGCGGGCATCGACGACACCGACCTGATCTTCCTGCTCGGCTCCGACAAGGGCGCCCACGAGCCGAAGTGGAAGGACGTCGTCGAGGCCGAGTCCCGCTTCGTACGCGCGGCGCTCCGGGCCGGCACCCCCGTGATGGGCATCTGCTACGGCGCCCAGCTCATGGCTCGAGCGCTCGGCGGCACCTCATGGAGGGCCGACCAGCCGGAGCTCGGCTGGCAGCGCGTCGACACGATCGACCCGGTGCTGTGCCCCGAGGGACCCTGGGCGCAGATGCACAGTGACGTGTTCGCGCCCGGCCCGACGTCGAGGGTCATCGGCACCTCGTGGCGCGGCCCGCAGTGCTTCGTCGACGAGGCACACGGCGCACGCGCGATCGCGTGGCAGTTCCACCCCGAGGTCACCGCGGCGACGTACGAGCGATGGGTGCACGAGGGCTACTACGGCGCTGCCGGCATCGACACCAAGGACCTCGTCCGGCAGGCTCACGCGCACGCTGCGGCGACCCGCAACCTTGCACACGCCCTCGTCGACTCAGCCCTCACCTACCTGCGGGTGACCCCGTGA
- a CDS encoding penicillin-binding transpeptidase domain-containing protein, with amino-acid sequence MTSPAGPGRRMVAMLSGAAMLAALLSACTGGPPDPRKAAEALAGGLAKQDLKGIPAVKGGRIPQADLKRIVEGMGAARAKVTVGDIDKDGDNATATLKTSWTFKGADWAYETPARLTYEDDEWRVRWSPAIVAPKLTANEALRVRLSPADRGDIVGAGGKGLVIERRVERIGIDKSRIKAAEADGSARALARLIDIDADRFAKAVKAAGPQAFVVGLVVRADSDDTLSDSLVAAIPGAAQLGAELPLGPTKAYGQPLLGVVGEATAEVIAKSKGSVGPGDLVGLTGLEQRYDSQLRGNPGVTVEAVAGSKARELFATAPRPGKTLRTTIDAGLQGSADEILADVKPASAIVALRPSSGKIVALASGPGGKGADTAASGHYAPGSTFKLVTALAFLRSGLKPSTPVPCTPTVTVEGRRFKNYSDYPGSAIGNIPLRSAIANSCNTAMIATRGKAPQAKLAGAAAALGLGPDLDLGFPAYLGSVPRKAEGTEHAASMIGQGKIEASPLAMAVVAASIAHGSRVTPTLLADSPTKPAAKPADALTSREAEQLQEMFRGVVTDGSGRFLSDVPGKPVSAKTGTAEYGTDTPPRTHAWMIATQGDLAVAVFVDDGESGSQTAGPLLEAFLRSAQ; translated from the coding sequence GTGACGTCACCTGCTGGACCCGGCCGACGGATGGTTGCGATGTTGAGCGGAGCGGCGATGCTGGCGGCGCTCCTGAGCGCCTGCACCGGTGGCCCGCCCGATCCTCGCAAGGCAGCCGAGGCGCTGGCCGGCGGGCTCGCCAAGCAGGACCTCAAGGGCATACCTGCGGTCAAAGGTGGCCGCATCCCGCAGGCCGACCTCAAGCGCATCGTCGAGGGCATGGGTGCCGCGCGCGCCAAGGTCACCGTCGGCGACATCGACAAGGACGGCGACAACGCCACCGCCACGCTCAAGACGAGCTGGACCTTCAAGGGCGCCGACTGGGCGTACGAGACTCCGGCCAGGCTGACGTACGAGGACGACGAGTGGCGGGTGAGGTGGAGCCCGGCGATCGTCGCGCCCAAGCTGACCGCCAACGAGGCCCTGCGGGTGCGCCTGTCACCGGCTGATCGCGGCGACATCGTCGGGGCCGGCGGCAAGGGGCTCGTGATCGAACGACGGGTCGAGCGCATCGGCATCGACAAGTCGCGCATCAAGGCCGCAGAGGCTGACGGATCGGCTCGTGCGCTGGCCAGGCTGATCGACATCGACGCCGACAGGTTCGCCAAGGCGGTCAAGGCGGCCGGTCCGCAGGCGTTCGTGGTCGGGTTGGTGGTGCGCGCGGACTCCGACGACACGCTGAGCGACAGCCTTGTCGCGGCGATCCCCGGCGCCGCCCAGCTCGGGGCCGAGCTGCCGTTGGGGCCGACCAAGGCGTACGGACAGCCCCTGCTCGGCGTCGTCGGTGAAGCCACCGCTGAGGTCATCGCCAAGTCCAAGGGGTCGGTCGGACCCGGCGACCTGGTGGGACTGACCGGGCTCGAGCAGCGCTACGACAGCCAGCTGCGTGGCAACCCCGGCGTCACGGTCGAGGCCGTCGCGGGCTCCAAGGCTCGCGAGCTGTTCGCGACCGCTCCGCGACCCGGCAAGACGCTGCGCACCACGATCGACGCGGGCCTGCAGGGCTCGGCCGACGAGATCCTCGCCGACGTCAAGCCGGCGAGCGCGATCGTCGCGCTGCGCCCGTCGTCCGGCAAGATCGTCGCCCTCGCGAGCGGCCCTGGCGGCAAGGGCGCCGACACGGCGGCCTCCGGCCACTACGCACCGGGCTCGACCTTCAAGCTGGTCACCGCGCTGGCGTTCCTGCGGTCCGGCCTCAAGCCGTCCACCCCCGTGCCGTGCACGCCGACCGTGACGGTCGAGGGCCGCAGGTTCAAGAACTACTCCGACTATCCGGGCAGCGCGATCGGCAACATCCCGCTGCGCTCGGCGATCGCCAATTCGTGCAACACCGCGATGATCGCCACCCGGGGCAAGGCGCCCCAGGCCAAGCTCGCCGGCGCTGCGGCCGCGCTCGGCCTCGGGCCGGACCTCGACCTGGGCTTCCCGGCCTACCTGGGGTCCGTGCCGCGCAAGGCCGAAGGCACCGAGCACGCCGCGTCGATGATCGGGCAGGGCAAGATCGAGGCCTCTCCGCTGGCCATGGCCGTCGTCGCCGCGTCGATCGCCCATGGTTCACGGGTCACCCCGACCCTGCTGGCCGACTCGCCGACCAAGCCCGCGGCGAAGCCCGCCGATGCGCTGACGAGTCGTGAGGCCGAGCAGCTGCAGGAGATGTTCCGCGGCGTCGTGACCGACGGCAGCGGCCGGTTCCTGTCGGACGTGCCGGGCAAGCCGGTGTCGGCCAAGACCGGCACGGCCGAGTACGGCACCGACACCCCGCCGCGTACGCACGCGTGGATGATCGCCACGCAGGGCGACCTCGCCGTCGCGGTGTTCGTCGACGACGGCGAGTCCGGGTCGCAGACCGCCGGGCCGTTGCTCGAGGCGTTCCTGCGGAGTGCCCAGTGA
- a CDS encoding LysM domain-containing protein: MSSIAFGHHDHSARPVRHLRAVAAAKPAPHVRLTRRGRVVVLVAAVAVVALLVVMFGSSSFAGDQAGTAPETTSVRVLPGQTLWQIAADANPNGDIRKTVDEIVRLNSLPNASALQLGSEIAVPVYK; this comes from the coding sequence ATGAGCAGCATCGCATTCGGTCATCACGACCACTCCGCCCGACCGGTCCGCCACCTGCGTGCCGTGGCCGCCGCCAAGCCGGCGCCGCACGTGCGTCTGACCCGTCGCGGCAGGGTCGTCGTCCTCGTCGCAGCGGTCGCCGTCGTGGCGCTGCTCGTGGTCATGTTCGGGTCGTCCTCGTTCGCCGGCGACCAGGCCGGCACGGCGCCCGAGACCACCTCGGTCCGCGTGCTCCCGGGCCAGACCCTGTGGCAGATCGCAGCCGATGCCAACCCCAACGGTGACATCCGCAAGACGGTCGACGAGATCGTCCGGCTCAACTCTCTCCCGAACGCCTCGGCACTGCAGCTGGGCTCGGAGATCGCGGTTCCTGTCTACAAGTAG
- a CDS encoding YihY/virulence factor BrkB family protein, protein MTSPRTSVVTAWKQASSRQAPLLAAGVAFYAFLSLFPAMIAAVMTYGLIASPDTVAKQSADIADALPADAASVVTGQLDELTKTADGSLGLGLAVALVLAIYGAAGGVGNLVTAINAMFGLGETRGFIKRKALSLLLTLGAIVFVVLVVGLVAVAPAVLDEVDIVPGVRAAFEAGRWVLLLAAVTVAIGLLFRLAPNRAATGSLVSKGVLVATALWLLVSVGFSLYVDNFGSYGKTYGALAGAVVLLLWLWIGIYAILLGACVEAVREDVVTPETVLEDNEIAEWRTAEAAGETVPVEVVEEPEPDPAPTSRFGSLFRRKRHARQH, encoded by the coding sequence ATGACTTCTCCGCGCACGAGCGTCGTCACGGCCTGGAAGCAGGCATCGTCCCGACAGGCTCCTCTGCTGGCTGCCGGGGTCGCGTTCTACGCCTTCCTCTCGCTGTTCCCCGCGATGATCGCCGCCGTCATGACGTACGGGCTGATCGCCTCGCCCGATACGGTCGCCAAGCAGTCCGCGGACATCGCCGACGCACTGCCCGCCGACGCCGCGTCAGTGGTCACCGGGCAGCTCGACGAGCTGACCAAGACAGCAGACGGCTCCCTCGGCCTCGGCCTCGCAGTCGCCCTCGTGCTGGCGATCTACGGCGCGGCCGGCGGAGTGGGCAACCTCGTGACCGCGATCAACGCGATGTTCGGCCTCGGCGAGACCCGCGGCTTCATCAAGCGCAAGGCGTTGTCGTTGCTGCTGACCCTCGGCGCGATCGTGTTCGTCGTGCTCGTCGTGGGGCTCGTCGCCGTCGCTCCGGCGGTGCTCGACGAGGTCGACATCGTGCCCGGAGTACGCGCGGCGTTCGAGGCCGGCCGCTGGGTGCTGCTGCTGGCCGCCGTCACGGTCGCCATCGGTCTGCTGTTCCGGCTCGCTCCCAACCGCGCCGCCACCGGCTCGCTGGTCTCCAAGGGCGTGCTCGTCGCGACGGCCCTGTGGCTGCTTGTGTCCGTGGGCTTCTCGCTGTACGTCGACAACTTCGGCAGCTACGGCAAGACGTACGGGGCCCTGGCCGGCGCCGTCGTCCTGCTGCTCTGGCTGTGGATCGGGATCTACGCGATCCTGCTCGGCGCGTGCGTCGAGGCCGTGCGCGAGGACGTCGTCACGCCGGAGACGGTCTTGGAGGACAACGAGATCGCCGAGTGGCGTACGGCCGAGGCCGCCGGCGAGACCGTGCCTGTCGAGGTCGTCGAGGAGCCCGAGCCTGACCCTGCGCCGACGTCTCGGTTCGGCTCGCTGTTCAGGCGCAAGCGCCACGCACGCCAGCACTGA
- a CDS encoding SDR family oxidoreductase, whose amino-acid sequence MSKPLVKPGSPRSAVVTGAGRGIGRAIALELVGRGYEVVVTDLDGNAAEIAAKEIGAAMGLALDVTDPDANRDVAARAREIAPLGAWVCNAGVLAEGDLTALSVGQVRAMVDVNVLGVIWGVRAAADTFRDQHGATGGDIGIVASLSAHAPVPALSVYAATKAAVLSLTTSLASELHRDRIKVHAVCPDGVDTAMVQSMDAQGDVRAALAAGVLLTPPQVARELVDMFGTGRVYKTLPAWRGVVARTASLAPRAAVHVDPWVRRLGARKLKKAGKR is encoded by the coding sequence GTGTCGAAGCCCCTCGTGAAGCCCGGAAGTCCGCGTTCAGCCGTCGTCACCGGGGCGGGCAGGGGCATCGGGCGGGCCATCGCGCTCGAGCTCGTCGGCCGTGGATACGAGGTCGTCGTGACCGATCTCGACGGCAACGCGGCGGAGATCGCAGCCAAGGAGATCGGCGCCGCGATGGGTCTCGCGCTCGACGTGACCGACCCGGACGCCAACCGCGACGTCGCCGCTCGGGCTCGCGAGATCGCGCCGCTGGGTGCCTGGGTGTGCAACGCCGGCGTGCTGGCCGAGGGTGACCTGACGGCGTTGTCGGTCGGGCAGGTACGCGCAATGGTCGACGTCAACGTGCTCGGCGTGATCTGGGGCGTACGCGCTGCCGCCGACACGTTCCGCGACCAGCACGGGGCGACCGGGGGAGACATCGGCATCGTCGCCTCCCTGAGCGCGCACGCACCCGTCCCGGCGCTCAGCGTCTACGCGGCGACCAAGGCGGCGGTGCTGTCGCTGACGACGTCGCTCGCCTCGGAGCTGCACCGCGACCGGATCAAGGTCCACGCGGTGTGCCCCGACGGCGTCGACACGGCGATGGTGCAGTCGATGGACGCACAGGGAGACGTACGTGCTGCGCTGGCGGCCGGTGTCCTGCTCACCCCGCCTCAGGTCGCGCGCGAGCTCGTCGACATGTTCGGCACGGGCCGCGTCTACAAGACGCTCCCGGCGTGGCGCGGGGTCGTCGCGCGTACGGCGTCACTCGCGCCGCGAGCCGCGGTCCATGTCGATCCATGGGTGCGCCGCCTCGGAGCTCGCAAGCTCAAGAAGGCGGGCAAGCGCTAG
- the lexA gene encoding transcriptional repressor LexA encodes MTEDRNADVTELPDGPADSSGLTARQRKVLEFLRDEIEKRGYPPSMREIGAAVGLTSTSSVAHQLRALEALGYVKRDPNRPRALEIFLPDVMAARRSMSSAVESTFDETGIGDALPQATNVPLVGRIAAGGPILATEQVEEIFPLPKSLVGEGTLFLLEVSGDSMIDAAICNGDYVVIRQEQTANNGDIVAALLDGEATVKTFQRKDGQVWLLPHNEAYDPIDGTHASILGIVTAVLRRV; translated from the coding sequence ATGACCGAAGACCGCAACGCCGACGTCACCGAGCTCCCCGACGGGCCCGCAGACTCCTCCGGGCTGACCGCGCGGCAGCGCAAGGTGCTGGAGTTCCTGCGCGACGAGATCGAGAAGCGCGGCTACCCGCCCAGCATGCGCGAGATCGGTGCGGCGGTCGGGCTGACCAGCACGTCCTCGGTCGCCCACCAGCTTCGCGCCCTCGAGGCGCTCGGCTACGTCAAGCGCGACCCCAACCGTCCGCGCGCGCTCGAGATCTTCCTGCCCGACGTCATGGCGGCCCGTCGCTCGATGAGCAGCGCCGTCGAGAGCACGTTCGACGAGACCGGCATCGGCGACGCACTCCCCCAGGCCACCAACGTCCCGCTCGTCGGCCGCATCGCCGCCGGTGGTCCGATCCTGGCGACCGAGCAGGTCGAGGAGATCTTCCCGCTGCCCAAGTCGCTCGTCGGCGAGGGCACGCTGTTCCTGCTCGAGGTGTCGGGTGACTCGATGATCGACGCGGCGATCTGCAACGGCGACTACGTCGTGATCCGTCAGGAGCAGACCGCCAACAACGGTGACATCGTCGCCGCCCTGCTCGACGGCGAGGCCACGGTCAAGACGTTCCAGCGCAAGGACGGCCAGGTGTGGCTGCTGCCGCACAACGAGGCGTACGACCCGATCGACGGCACCCACGCCTCGATCCTCGGCATCGTCACCGCAGTCCTCCGCCGCGTCTGA
- a CDS encoding GIY-YIG nuclease family protein: MGYFYVLLCADGTFYVGSTRNLVRRLWEHRQGLGAEYTRTRLPVRLLYFEQYQRVSEAWGRERVVHGWMRSKKKKLIATGPGVRVEDESQLL, from the coding sequence ATGGGCTACTTCTACGTCTTGCTGTGCGCCGATGGGACCTTCTACGTCGGAAGCACTCGCAACCTCGTTCGCCGCCTCTGGGAGCACAGGCAAGGGCTCGGGGCCGAGTACACCCGAACCCGTCTGCCGGTTCGACTCCTCTACTTCGAGCAGTACCAACGCGTGTCGGAAGCCTGGGGCAGGGAGCGGGTCGTTCACGGTTGGATGCGCAGCAAGAAGAAGAAGCTGATCGCGACCGGGCCGGGCGTCAGAGTCGAGGACGAGTCACAACTGCTCTGA
- a CDS encoding HAD family acid phosphatase: protein MISIRTLAAVAVTSSLVLAGGPAQAKGHDHHTKLAPRTHFVMQPDGSSGLKTDGAGIPNIDSIKKTIAAYYGDPGTGIADKDASPYISEMNRIVKRATKNLQATYDREIKQGKKPAIVFDADDTTLWTYDMEVAGMHFTFDPALQDVYVQGQKFPATPAMTGFVDKAADIGYTIFGLTGRNDNQKAATLANLDKVGYDDFAADRFYTKWTGTGSSQQPSYITCAAAKCTTVEYKAGTRRHIESLGYEITLNVGDQWSDLQGGYADRVLKLPNPTYYLPSADLPGVHEPELAPRTHFTMKPDGSSGLKGDGEGIPNIDSVKSTIYAYYGDHGTGTADKTTSPYIREMTKLTRSFAPSVLAKCRSGARHHTKPAIVLDADDTTLWTYDMEVAGMHFTFDPVLQDVYVQGQKFPATPAMVSFVNAADQAGCTIIGLTGRNDNQKAATIANLHKVGYEGFTAANYYTKWTGVGSSQQPSYVTCAAAKCTTIEYKSQTRAHVESPSGGSYDIVANFGDQFSDLIGGHGKAYKLPNPTYYLP, encoded by the coding sequence ATGATCTCGATTCGTACGCTCGCGGCCGTCGCCGTGACCTCGTCGCTCGTCCTGGCCGGAGGACCCGCCCAGGCCAAGGGCCACGACCACCACACCAAGCTGGCACCTCGCACACACTTCGTCATGCAGCCCGACGGCTCCAGCGGGCTCAAGACCGACGGCGCCGGCATCCCCAACATCGACTCGATCAAGAAGACCATCGCCGCCTACTACGGTGATCCCGGCACCGGCATCGCCGACAAGGACGCCTCGCCCTACATCTCCGAGATGAACCGCATCGTCAAGCGGGCCACCAAGAACCTCCAGGCCACGTACGACCGCGAGATCAAGCAGGGCAAGAAGCCGGCGATCGTGTTCGACGCCGACGACACGACCCTGTGGACGTACGACATGGAGGTCGCCGGGATGCACTTCACGTTCGACCCGGCGCTGCAGGACGTCTACGTGCAGGGGCAGAAGTTCCCCGCGACCCCGGCGATGACCGGCTTCGTCGACAAGGCCGCCGACATCGGCTACACGATCTTCGGACTCACCGGACGCAACGACAACCAGAAGGCCGCAACGCTCGCCAACCTCGACAAGGTCGGCTACGACGACTTCGCCGCCGACCGCTTCTACACCAAGTGGACCGGCACCGGCAGCTCGCAACAGCCGTCGTACATCACCTGCGCGGCCGCCAAGTGCACCACGGTCGAGTACAAGGCCGGCACGCGCAGGCACATCGAGTCCCTCGGCTACGAGATCACGCTCAACGTCGGCGACCAGTGGTCCGACCTGCAGGGCGGCTACGCCGACCGCGTGCTCAAGCTGCCCAACCCGACCTACTACCTGCCGTCGGCCGACCTGCCGGGCGTGCACGAGCCGGAGCTGGCGCCGCGGACGCACTTCACCATGAAGCCGGACGGGTCGAGCGGGCTCAAGGGCGACGGCGAGGGCATCCCCAACATCGACTCGGTCAAGAGCACGATCTACGCCTACTACGGCGACCACGGCACCGGAACGGCCGACAAGACGACCTCGCCCTACATCCGCGAGATGACCAAGCTCACCCGCTCCTTCGCCCCGTCGGTGCTCGCCAAGTGCCGCAGCGGCGCCAGGCACCACACGAAGCCGGCGATCGTCCTCGATGCCGACGACACGACCCTGTGGACGTACGACATGGAGGTCGCGGGCATGCACTTCACGTTCGATCCCGTGCTCCAGGACGTCTACGTGCAGGGCCAGAAGTTCCCCGCCACGCCGGCGATGGTCTCGTTCGTCAACGCCGCCGACCAGGCCGGCTGCACGATCATCGGCCTGACCGGGCGCAACGACAACCAGAAGGCCGCGACGATCGCCAACCTGCATAAGGTCGGCTACGAGGGGTTCACGGCAGCCAACTACTACACCAAGTGGACCGGTGTCGGCTCGTCGCAGCAGCCCTCGTACGTGACGTGCGCGGCCGCCAAGTGCACGACGATCGAGTACAAGTCGCAGACCCGAGCGCACGTCGAGTCGCCGAGCGGCGGCAGCTACGACATCGTGGCCAACTTCGGCGACCAGTTCAGCGACCTGATCGGTGGGCACGGCAAGGCGTACAAGCTGCCCAACCCGACCTACTACCTGCCCTGA
- the galE gene encoding UDP-glucose 4-epimerase GalE translates to MTVLVTGGAGYIGSHIVRAFRLAGLDCVVVDDLSSGHREFVPDEVEFIDTNILDSTLVAKAMVEHEVEAVVHLAGFKYAGVSVQRPLHTYEQNVQGTVSLLQAMHEADVDKIVFSSSAAVYGTPDVDIVTETTPTAPESPYGESKLIGEWLLRDAARAFPMHHTSLRYFNVVGSAVPDLYDTSPHNLFPLVIEALLEGRTPRIFGDDYPTPDGTCVRDYIHVADLADAHVVAAQKLLAGSELEPVYNLGSGDGVSVREIMTAVAEATGIEFEPEISDRRPGDPARIVASGELATRDLDWAMRHSLADMVSSAWNARQNHPVS, encoded by the coding sequence ATGACCGTTCTCGTCACCGGCGGCGCCGGCTACATCGGCTCGCACATCGTGCGCGCGTTCCGGCTCGCCGGTCTCGACTGCGTCGTGGTCGACGACCTCTCGAGCGGGCATCGGGAGTTCGTGCCTGACGAGGTCGAGTTCATCGACACCAACATCCTCGACAGCACGCTCGTCGCCAAGGCGATGGTGGAGCACGAGGTCGAGGCGGTCGTCCACCTCGCCGGGTTCAAGTACGCCGGCGTGTCCGTCCAGCGGCCACTGCACACGTACGAGCAGAACGTGCAGGGCACCGTGAGCCTGCTGCAGGCGATGCACGAGGCGGACGTCGACAAGATCGTGTTCTCCTCGAGTGCTGCCGTCTACGGCACGCCCGACGTCGACATCGTGACCGAGACGACCCCGACGGCGCCCGAGTCGCCGTATGGAGAGAGCAAGCTCATCGGCGAGTGGCTGCTGCGCGACGCAGCCCGCGCCTTTCCGATGCACCACACGTCGCTGCGCTACTTCAACGTCGTCGGGTCCGCGGTGCCGGACCTCTACGACACCAGCCCGCACAACCTCTTCCCGCTGGTCATCGAGGCGTTGCTCGAGGGTCGTACGCCGCGGATCTTCGGCGATGACTACCCGACGCCCGACGGCACCTGCGTACGCGACTACATCCACGTCGCCGATCTGGCCGACGCCCATGTGGTGGCGGCGCAGAAGCTGCTCGCGGGCAGCGAGCTCGAGCCGGTCTACAACCTCGGCAGCGGCGACGGGGTCTCCGTGCGCGAGATCATGACAGCTGTGGCCGAGGCCACCGGCATCGAGTTCGAGCCGGAGATCAGCGACCGCCGGCCGGGCGACCCGGCGCGCATCGTCGCGTCAGGGGAGCTCGCGACGCGCGACCTGGACTGGGCGATGCGGCACTCGCTGGCCGACATGGTCAGCAGTGCCTGGAACGCCCGCCAGAACCACCCAGTTTCGTGA
- a CDS encoding ATP-dependent DNA helicase encodes MAPTPDVRAVLHAAVEAVGGEDRPGQIEMAEAVQHALESGEHLLVQAGTGTGKSLGYLVPSLLHGKRVVVATATLNLQHQLVERDIPALKDAARATLDTVPHHAVVKGRSNYACLHRIREGAPDDQGTLVDVPEGSLGAEVLELREWAEEQAEGGHMADRDSAPAHTERAWRQVSVNHRECLGASRCAHALECFAERAREDAHTAQVVVTNHALLAIDAIDGVPMLPEYDAVIVDEAHELAARVTQASTDELDPVVVERAARRARAQVDGKEADDLTDASDALADVLARTDEGRIDDPPQPLQEVLAFVRDAARNCLSAFPKDKDKGEPDAARQQARGMVDDIRKIAERMAAKAETEVLWMSDNRGNKQLHIAPIDVSASLRDKLFADKTVVLTSATLKLGGGFDPVASSLGLVPGDESWSSLDVGSPFDYRKQGMLYVARDLPLPGRDGLEEAQLAEIAALVEAAGGRTLGLFSSRRAAEKAAEEVRTRLPDIDIWCQGDAQLPELARRFAETPSTCLFGTLSLWQGVDLPGDTCQLVIIDRVPFPRPDDPLMSARQRLVEKRGGNGFMSVAASHAALLLAQGTGRLIRRATDKGVVAILDPRIVTARYGSFLAASLPDMWRTTDREVALAALRRLDDAANAVSALDV; translated from the coding sequence ATGGCCCCCACTCCTGATGTACGCGCGGTTCTGCATGCCGCGGTCGAGGCCGTCGGGGGAGAGGACCGGCCGGGCCAGATCGAGATGGCCGAGGCGGTGCAGCACGCCCTCGAGAGCGGCGAGCACCTGCTGGTCCAGGCCGGCACCGGCACCGGCAAGTCGCTCGGCTACCTCGTGCCGAGCCTGCTGCACGGCAAGCGGGTCGTCGTGGCGACCGCGACGCTCAATCTGCAGCACCAGCTCGTCGAGCGCGACATCCCGGCGCTCAAGGATGCGGCGCGGGCGACCCTCGACACCGTCCCGCACCACGCCGTCGTCAAGGGTCGCAGCAACTACGCCTGCCTGCACCGCATCCGCGAGGGTGCTCCCGACGACCAGGGCACGTTGGTGGACGTACCCGAGGGATCGCTGGGAGCCGAGGTGCTCGAGCTGCGTGAGTGGGCCGAGGAGCAGGCCGAGGGCGGGCACATGGCCGATCGCGACTCGGCTCCGGCCCACACCGAGCGTGCGTGGCGCCAGGTCAGCGTCAACCACCGCGAGTGCCTCGGGGCGTCGCGGTGCGCCCACGCGCTCGAGTGCTTCGCCGAGCGCGCCCGCGAGGACGCCCACACCGCCCAGGTGGTCGTCACCAACCACGCCCTGCTGGCCATCGACGCGATCGACGGCGTCCCGATGCTCCCTGAGTACGACGCCGTGATCGTCGACGAGGCGCACGAGCTGGCCGCCCGCGTGACCCAGGCGTCGACCGACGAGCTCGATCCGGTCGTGGTCGAGCGGGCGGCACGGCGAGCCCGCGCCCAGGTCGACGGCAAGGAGGCTGACGACCTCACCGACGCCTCCGACGCGCTCGCCGACGTCCTGGCCCGCACCGACGAGGGCCGCATCGACGACCCGCCGCAGCCGTTGCAAGAGGTGCTGGCGTTCGTACGCGACGCCGCTCGCAACTGCCTCTCCGCGTTCCCCAAGGACAAGGACAAGGGCGAGCCCGACGCTGCGCGACAACAGGCGCGCGGCATGGTCGACGACATCCGCAAGATCGCCGAGCGCATGGCCGCCAAGGCCGAGACCGAGGTGCTCTGGATGAGCGACAACCGCGGCAACAAGCAGCTCCACATCGCCCCGATCGACGTGTCGGCCAGCCTGCGCGACAAGCTCTTCGCCGACAAGACCGTCGTGTTGACCAGCGCGACGCTCAAGCTCGGCGGCGGCTTCGACCCTGTCGCCAGCTCGCTCGGCCTCGTGCCCGGCGACGAGTCGTGGAGCTCGCTCGACGTCGGCTCACCGTTCGACTACCGCAAGCAAGGCATGCTCTACGTCGCCCGCGACCTGCCGCTGCCCGGACGTGACGGGCTCGAGGAGGCGCAGCTCGCCGAGATCGCTGCGCTCGTGGAGGCAGCCGGCGGACGTACGCTCGGACTGTTCTCCTCACGCCGCGCCGCCGAGAAGGCAGCCGAAGAGGTCCGCACCCGACTGCCCGACATCGACATCTGGTGCCAGGGTGACGCCCAGCTGCCCGAGCTGGCGCGCCGCTTCGCCGAGACACCCAGCACCTGCCTGTTCGGCACGCTGAGCCTGTGGCAAGGGGTCGACCTGCCCGGAGACACCTGCCAGCTCGTCATCATCGACCGTGTGCCGTTCCCGAGGCCGGACGATCCGCTGATGAGTGCGCGCCAGCGGCTCGTCGAGAAGCGGGGCGGCAACGGCTTCATGAGCGTCGCCGCCAGCCACGCGGCCCTGCTGCTCGCGCAGGGCACCGGCCGGTTGATCCGGCGAGCCACCGACAAGGGCGTCGTCGCGATCCTCGACCCCCGCATCGTCACGGCGCGCTACGGATCGTTCCTGGCGGCGTCACTGCCCGACATGTGGCGTACGACCGACCGTGAGGTCGCACTGGCGGCCCTGCGCCGTCTGGACGACGCGGCGAATGCGGTGAGCGCCCTTGATGTTTGA